The Pocillopora verrucosa isolate sample1 chromosome 2, ASM3666991v2, whole genome shotgun sequence genome has a segment encoding these proteins:
- the LOC131792825 gene encoding BTB/POZ domain-containing adapter for CUL3-mediated RhoA degradation protein 3-like has protein sequence MSGEATHHMTVHGSPTKYVKLNVGGSLHYTTIGTLTKQDSMLRAMFSGRLEVLTDTEGWILIDRCGKHFSLILNFLRDGTVPLPQNEVELQEILIEAKYYLIEQLVEQCEKALEKKKEEHDPICRVPLITSSKEERQLVTGKKPVVKLSYNRSNNKYSYTGQSDDNLLKNIELFDKLSLRFNGRILFIKDLIGNSEICCWTFYGNGKKLAEVCCTSIVYATEKPQTKVEFPDSRIYEESLNVLLYEHRGNGNFPDAELLSATRRAVGPRVIPENDDDSSRKQDKNR, from the exons ATGTCTGGAGAGGCAACCCATCATATGACTGTGCATGGATCGCCGACAAAATACGTTAAATTGAATGTCGGAGGGTCTCTCCATTACACGACTATCGGAACACTCACCAAGCAAGACAGCATGTTGAGAGCCATGTTTAGTGGTAGACTGGAGGTTTTGACAGATACTGAAG GCTGGATTCTTATTGATCGCTgtggaaaacatttttctcttatcCTAAACTTCTTGCGCGATGGAACTGTACCATTACCACAAAATGAAGTAGAGTTGCAAGAAATCTTGATTGAGGCCAAGTATTACTTGATTGAGCAACTAGTTGAACAGTGTGAAAAAgcacttgaaaagaaaaaggaagaacatGACCCTATCTGCCGTGTTCCACTCATAACCTCATCCAAAGAGGAAAGACAACTTGTCACTGGTAAAAAG CCTGTGGTGAAGCTGTCATATAACAgatcaaataacaaatattcGTATACTGG TCAATCAGATGATAACTTgctgaaaaatattgaactcTTCGACAAGCTGTCGCTTCGATTCAATGGACGAATTCTATTTATCAAGGACTTGATCGGAAACAGCGAAATCTGCTGTTGGACATTCTACGGAAACGGGAAAAAGCTTGCTGAGGTGTGCTGCACGTCAATTGTCTATGCCACAGAAAAACCGCAGACAAAAGTCGAGTTTCCGGACTCAAGAATTTACGAGGAGTCCCTGAACGTTCTTTTGTACGAGCATAGAGGAAATGGAAACTTTCCCGATGCTGAACTACTCAGTGCAACTCGTAGAGCCGTCGGACCACGAGTTATTCCAGAAAATGACGACGATTCGtcaagaaaacaagacaaaaaccgTTAA
- the LOC131792844 gene encoding CTTNBP2 N-terminal-like protein: MAFSPCEGYYNTGDQSRFENMMKLLLFLEAELQLKEEIIELLLEDERNQDILNEKLTLLNRKEQHDPVLALGRDNVYEEELWEEHFDEWESGKDSSFDHLVKSNASQLCAVAAMRTIEMAQVQHAKYIKTYKSLEKTGRSYKKLKQQLTAKETKVEAKDTNREPESDWEIRELEMKIGELYLQIDSERERNEELERKIEELNTSINKERRRCKKVIETLANEVERLTNLVKAQGRNGHHLNGFKMNHDRQESTKMGSNNHMKTFSISNNNELKQFCVL; encoded by the exons ATGGCTTTTTCTCCTTGTGAAGGATACTACAATACCGGAGATCAGAGCAGGTTCGAGAATATGATGAAATTGTTGCTGTTCTTAGAGGCAGAACTTCAACTCAAAGAGGAGATCATTGAATTGTTGCTG GAGGACGAACGAAATCAGGATATTCTCAATGAAAAATTAACTCTGCTAAACCGGAAAGAGCAGCACGACCCCGTCTTAGCCCTGGGACGAGATAACGTCTATGAAGAAGAACTATGGGAAGAACATTTTGATGAGTGGGAGTCTGGTAAGGACTCCTCGTTTGATCACTTGGTTAAGAGTAATGCCAGTCAGCTGTGCGCAGTTGCTGCCATGAGAACTATAGAAATGGCGCAGGTGCAGCACGCAAAATACATCAAGACCTACAAGTCCCTTGAGAAAACTGGCAGGAGTTACAAGAAG TTAAAACAGCAGTTAACTGCGAAGGAAACCAAAGTAGAAGCTAAGGACACGAATCGGGAGCCTGAATCCGATTGGGAGATACGTGAGCTCGAAATGAAAATCGGAGAACTGTATCTTCAGATCGATAGTGAACGCGAGAGGAACGAAGAACTAGAAAGGAAAATCGAAGAACTTAATACATCGATCAACAAGGAACGAAGGAGGTGCAAAAAAGTTATCGAAACGCTGGCCAATGAAGTAGAAAGGCTTACAAATCTGGTTAAAGCACAGGGGCGTAATGGACACCATTTGAATGGTTTTAAAATGAACCATGACAGACAGGAATCCACCAAAATGGGCTCAAATAATCATATGAAGACTTTTTCCATATCGAACAACAACGAACTTAAACAGTTTTGCGTGCTATAG
- the LOC131792827 gene encoding branched-chain alpha-ketoacid dehydrogenase kinase-like has protein sequence MSRLFTNLSFESWLNPNCRWICRSSVTQIRCNASVFGSQTQAWSYVKQQTLDEASAKPSIRLTPFQMLWAGRFKDGTHLLKSAQFLQKELPIRVARRVVDFQKLPHIALCNPVIHDMYELYLRAFSMLYKFPKVENLEAEERYCRTIRQLLDDHQSVVTHLAEGFHECQKNVPYEIIDAFLNRTLTSRLGIRMLAEHHLALSMDKPNYIGIICTHLNLKQIVERSGDFARQVCEHTYGVAPGLIVNGHTKAIFPHIPAPLEYILQELLKNAMRASVEFHLDRPNEVPNVVVTLCSNDTEFFVRISDRGGGIPESQCQDIFKYSFTTMGDRSTIKPSDSDNILSEMCAGHPSSSPSGGPMAGWGFGLPTSRAYATYLGGSLHLLSMEGLGTDVYLRLRHIDGKKESFRI, from the exons ATGAGTCGGCTATTCACGAATCTGTCCTTCGAATCGTGGCTGAATCCGAACTGTCGGTGGATCTGCCGGAGTAGCGTAACGCAAATAAGATGCAATGCTTCGGTTTTTGGCTCCCAAACACAAGCTTGGTCTTACGTGAAACAACAAACTTTGGACGAAGCGTCTGCGAAG CCATCGATTCGCCTGACCCCGTTCCAAATGCTCTGGGCCGGAAGATTCAAAGATGGAACCCACTTACTA aaaagtgcccagtttcttcaaaaagagTTACCTATTCGGGTTGCACGTCGTGTTGTTGACTTTCAAAAACTGCCTCACATTGCTCTGTGCAATCCAGTCATTCATGATATG tatGAATTATATCTTAGAGCTTTTAGTATGCTGTACAAATTTCCCAAG GTGGAAAATCTTGAAGCAGAGGAAAGATATTGTCGTACTATCAGACAACTCTTAGATGATCATCAAAGTGTTGTCACCCACCTAGCAGAGGGATTCCATGAATGCCAGAAAAATGTTCCA TATGAAATAATAGATGCCTTTTTAAATCGTACCCTGACATCAAGGCTTGGAATCCGCATGTTAGCAGAACATCATCTTGCTCTAAGCATGGACAAG CCAAACTACATTGGAATTATTTGTACTCACCTAAACCTTAAACAGATTGTTGAGAGGAGTGGTGACTTTGCCAG gCAAGTTTGCGAACATACTTATGGTGTAGCTCCAGGACTTATTGTCAATGGCCACACAAAAGCAATCTTTCCTCACATTCCTGCACCTCTTGAATACATTCTTCAGGAACTCTTGAAAAATGCCATGAG GGCCAGTGTGGAATTTCACTTAGACAGACCTAATGAAGTGCCCAATGTCGTAGTCACACTCTGCAGCAATGATACTGAATTCTTTGTCAG GATTTCTGATCGTGGAGGTGGCATCCCAGAGTCCCAGTGCCAGGATATCTTTAAGTATTCGTTCACCACTATGGGTGACCGAAGCACCATAAAGCCCTCAGACAGTGACAATATCCTCTCAGAAATGTGTGCAGGACACCCGAGCAGTTCACCTAGTGGGGGTCCCATGGCAGGATGGGGCTTTGGTCTTCCTACGTCTCGTGCTTATGCTACGTATCTTGGAGGATCACTTCACCTGCTGTCCATGGAGGGCTTGGGTACAGATGTGTATTTGCGGTTAAGGCACATTGATGGAAAGAAGGAGAGCTTTCGCATTTAA
- the LOC131792852 gene encoding intraflagellar transport protein 20 homolog translates to MADGPAGFHFDELNKVRVLEPEISQQTQELKEECKEFVDKIGEFQKIVGGFIDMVDALAKEVEKEKMKAIGSRNLLKSIAKQREAQQQQLRALIAEKKTQLERFRVQHEALQKVESEQNEFIEQFILQK, encoded by the exons ATGGCGGACGGCCCGGCTGGGTTTCACTTCGATGAGCTAAACAAAGTTCGGGTTTTAGAGCCTGAAATTAGTCAGCAAACGCAAGAACTCAAGGAAGAATGTAAAGAATTTGTTGACA AAATTGGAGAGTTTCAAAAAATAGTGGGAGGATTTATCGATATGGTTGATGCTTTAGCTAAAGAGGTCGAGAAGGAGAAAATGAAG GCTATTGGCTCAAGAAATCTATTAAAGTCAATAGCAAAGCAGAGAGAAGCACAGCAGCAACAACTACGAGCACTGattgctgaaaagaaaacacaattgGAACG tttccGTGTCCAACATGAAGCTTTACAAAAGGTTGAGAGTgaacaaaatgaatttatagAGCAGTTCATTTTAcagaaataa